In Shouchella patagoniensis, the following are encoded in one genomic region:
- the flgG gene encoding flagellar basal body rod protein FlgG gives MIRSMYSGISGMKGFQTKLDVIGNNIANVNTHGFKKGRVMFQDMVSQQIQGSMAPTNERGGVNSQQVGSGSTIGAIDTVHTEGPNQYTGRILDLAIKGEGYFTVEQGGETYYTRAGNFYIDSENNIVNSSGAYMLTDTGERIQAPPTAESISINKEGQIQFGMPDGEEDVVYQIGIARFPNPDGLDNAGGNLFVATNASGAAVQNPDGIGQVQSSYLEMSNVDLSDEFTEMIVAQRGFQANSRVITTSDEILQELVNLKR, from the coding sequence ATGATTCGATCAATGTATTCGGGAATTTCAGGTATGAAAGGTTTTCAAACAAAGCTAGATGTAATTGGTAATAATATTGCAAATGTTAATACGCACGGCTTCAAAAAAGGGCGTGTAATGTTTCAAGATATGGTTAGTCAACAAATTCAAGGATCAATGGCTCCAACAAATGAGCGTGGTGGTGTAAATTCACAGCAAGTTGGTTCAGGTTCGACGATTGGTGCAATTGATACTGTCCACACAGAAGGTCCTAATCAATATACAGGTCGAATTCTTGATTTGGCTATAAAAGGAGAAGGATATTTCACTGTGGAGCAAGGTGGAGAAACATATTATACACGGGCTGGAAATTTTTATATTGACTCAGAAAATAATATCGTCAACAGTTCTGGAGCGTACATGCTTACTGATACAGGAGAACGTATTCAAGCACCACCAACAGCAGAAAGCATATCCATTAATAAAGAAGGACAAATTCAATTTGGAATGCCTGATGGCGAGGAAGATGTGGTCTATCAAATTGGTATAGCGCGTTTTCCGAATCCCGATGGATTAGATAATGCAGGAGGCAATTTATTTGTGGCAACAAATGCTTCCGGGGCAGCTGTTCAAAATCCAGATGGAATTGGGCAAGTACAAAGTAGTTATTTAGAAATGTCGAATGTGGACTTATCTGATGAATTTACTGAAATGATTGTTGCTCAAAGAGGGTTCCAAGCAAATTCAAGGGTTATTACAACATCTGACGAGATTTTGCAAGAACTTGTTAATCTGAAAAGGTAG
- the flgD gene encoding flagellar hook assembly protein FlgD — MTQIDPSLLLSSQTNQTRQPGNVLGQDAFLKLLLTQMQNQDPTNPMDDREFIAQLATFSSLEQLTQMNQTAELLYFEQKSQQLMAISDLIGKEVSWRGEESNQESSGKVTAVKYNEKGEIIVQIEEDEWISSSKLISIMGSKSTNEEKGNE; from the coding sequence ATGACGCAAATCGATCCTAGTTTATTGCTTTCATCACAAACGAATCAGACTCGACAGCCTGGAAATGTCCTTGGTCAAGATGCATTTTTAAAACTATTGTTAACTCAAATGCAAAATCAAGATCCAACAAACCCAATGGATGACCGGGAATTTATTGCCCAATTAGCTACGTTCTCATCATTAGAACAATTGACACAAATGAACCAGACAGCTGAATTGCTTTACTTTGAACAAAAGAGTCAACAGCTAATGGCTATCAGCGATTTAATTGGTAAGGAAGTAAGTTGGCGAGGCGAAGAGTCTAATCAAGAGTCTTCTGGTAAAGTGACAGCTGTGAAATACAATGAAAAAGGCGAAATCATTGTACAAATTGAAGAGGATGAGTGGATTAGTTCGAGCAAGTTAATTTCAATTATGGGATCAAAATCAACTAATGAAGAAAAGGGGAATGAGTAA
- the fliQ gene encoding flagellar biosynthesis protein FliQ: MNLEMVTHLAQSGVWTVLIVAGPLLLIALALGLAVSIFQATTQIQEQTLAFIPKIVGVLLALVFFGPWMLSQLTEMTYSIYNNLHRFIG; encoded by the coding sequence GTGAATTTAGAAATGGTCACACACCTTGCCCAAAGTGGCGTTTGGACAGTATTAATTGTTGCTGGTCCATTGTTATTGATTGCTCTTGCGTTAGGGCTTGCCGTCAGTATTTTTCAAGCGACTACACAAATTCAAGAGCAAACATTAGCGTTTATTCCTAAGATTGTCGGTGTGTTACTTGCACTCGTTTTTTTTGGTCCGTGGATGCTTTCCCAACTGACTGAGATGACATATAGCATATATAACAACTTACACAGGTTTATTGGGTAA
- the fliY gene encoding flagellar motor switch phosphatase FliY: MNDKPLSQDEINELLKGLQRETEGGALNQETDQSVEQPPESQTDSPAVELDVNQFLDHMEQDTIGEIGNISFGSSATALSALLNQKVEITTPVVTAISKETLSELFPHPHVIVHVKYTEGFEGSNLFVITIEDAAIIADLMLGGNGESPNQELSEMHTSAVQEAMNQMMGSASTSMSTLFNRRVDISPPDVEVVSFKEQATNNYVPNVEHLISITFTLKVGNLIDSKLMQLISVPFGKGYANALLEGHTSTVETPDLELPIVEEPIKRNQQRTGLTSEINETARPNQQIGSSLKPATEQMVEKAVFSNFEKTKLPDAEMENLDMLLDIPLEVKVELGRTKKTIRDILSVTQGSIIELDKLAGEPVDVLINDRLIAKGEVVVIDENFGVRITDIVSKKERINKLNE; the protein is encoded by the coding sequence ATGAATGATAAGCCGCTTTCCCAAGATGAAATTAATGAGCTCTTAAAAGGGCTTCAACGAGAGACAGAGGGAGGCGCTTTGAATCAAGAAACGGATCAGAGCGTGGAACAGCCACCAGAAAGTCAAACAGACTCTCCGGCTGTTGAATTAGATGTAAATCAATTCCTAGATCATATGGAACAAGATACAATCGGCGAGATTGGCAATATATCATTTGGAAGTTCTGCTACAGCTTTATCGGCTCTATTAAATCAAAAAGTGGAAATTACAACACCAGTCGTAACCGCTATTAGCAAAGAAACATTAAGTGAATTGTTTCCTCATCCCCATGTAATCGTGCATGTCAAGTACACGGAAGGATTTGAAGGCTCCAATTTATTTGTCATTACTATAGAGGATGCAGCTATTATTGCGGATTTGATGCTCGGGGGGAATGGAGAAAGTCCGAATCAAGAACTCTCGGAAATGCATACGAGTGCAGTTCAAGAAGCAATGAACCAAATGATGGGGTCAGCTTCTACATCGATGTCGACGTTGTTTAACCGTCGCGTAGATATTTCACCCCCAGATGTTGAAGTTGTCAGCTTTAAAGAGCAAGCGACAAATAACTATGTCCCTAATGTCGAACACTTAATTTCGATTACATTCACTTTAAAAGTGGGCAATTTAATAGATTCGAAGTTAATGCAGTTAATTAGTGTACCATTTGGAAAGGGCTATGCGAATGCACTTCTTGAAGGGCATACTTCAACTGTAGAAACCCCTGATTTGGAACTACCAATTGTTGAAGAACCCATAAAAAGGAATCAACAACGAACGGGGTTAACTTCAGAGATAAATGAAACAGCGCGACCGAATCAGCAAATTGGTTCTTCTTTAAAACCAGCAACAGAGCAAATGGTTGAGAAAGCAGTCTTCTCAAACTTTGAAAAAACAAAACTTCCAGATGCTGAAATGGAAAATCTAGATATGCTTCTCGACATTCCTCTTGAAGTAAAAGTGGAATTAGGGCGTACGAAGAAAACAATTCGTGATATTTTAAGCGTTACTCAAGGTTCAATTATAGAATTAGATAAATTAGCGGGTGAACCCGTAGATGTGCTTATTAATGACCGTCTAATCGCTAAAGGGGAAGTAGTTGTCATTGATGAGAACTTTGGGGTGCGAATCACCGATATTGTTAGTAAGAAAGAACGTATAAATAAATTAAACGAATAA
- the fliP gene encoding flagellar type III secretion system pore protein FliP (The bacterial flagellar biogenesis protein FliP forms a type III secretion system (T3SS)-type pore required for flagellar assembly.), with translation MGESLLLSFLSVDFSSGDTLATTVQIALLLTILSIAPGILILMTCFTRIIIVLSFVRQGLATQSTPPNQVLIGLALFMTFFIMAPVIQDVYEASYVPLSAGEVSGEEALQAAIVPIKEFMAQHTREKDLALFMGYGGYDKPETLEDVPITALIPAFAISELKTAFQIGFLIFVPFLVIDMIVASVLMSMGMMMLPPVMIALPFKVLLFVLVDGWYLVVQSLLISYQ, from the coding sequence ATGGGTGAATCGCTGCTACTTTCCTTTCTATCAGTTGATTTCTCTAGTGGTGATACATTAGCCACAACCGTGCAAATTGCTTTACTTCTTACTATTTTATCGATTGCTCCTGGTATTTTAATCTTAATGACCTGCTTTACACGAATCATTATTGTTCTCTCGTTTGTCCGTCAAGGTTTAGCGACACAATCAACGCCGCCCAATCAAGTTTTAATTGGTTTAGCATTATTTATGACGTTTTTTATTATGGCACCAGTCATTCAGGATGTGTATGAGGCATCATACGTACCGCTTTCAGCTGGTGAAGTGAGTGGAGAAGAAGCGCTTCAAGCTGCGATTGTGCCTATTAAGGAATTTATGGCGCAACATACGCGTGAAAAAGATTTAGCTTTATTTATGGGGTATGGAGGTTATGACAAGCCAGAAACACTGGAGGATGTGCCAATAACGGCATTAATTCCTGCTTTTGCTATCAGTGAATTAAAAACGGCTTTTCAAATTGGATTCCTCATATTTGTACCTTTTCTCGTGATTGATATGATCGTGGCAAGTGTTTTGATGTCAATGGGGATGATGATGCTCCCTCCTGTAATGATTGCATTGCCGTTCAAAGTACTTTTGTTTGTCCTAGTTGATGGATGGTATTTAGTTGTCCAAAGTTTATTAATTAGTTACCAATAG
- a CDS encoding response regulator codes for MSKNVLVVDDAAFMRMMIKDILTKNGYVVVGEANDGNEAVERFKELSPDLVTMDITMPEKDGITALKEIKQLDPSAKVIMCSAMGQQAMVIDAIQAGAKDFVVKPFQADRVIDAISKTLS; via the coding sequence ATGTCAAAGAATGTGTTAGTAGTGGATGATGCCGCATTTATGCGAATGATGATTAAAGATATATTAACTAAAAATGGGTATGTCGTTGTTGGTGAAGCAAACGATGGTAACGAAGCGGTTGAACGTTTTAAGGAGTTATCTCCTGATCTCGTCACGATGGACATTACAATGCCTGAAAAGGATGGAATTACAGCACTAAAGGAAATTAAACAATTAGACCCTAGTGCAAAAGTAATTATGTGTTCTGCTATGGGACAGCAAGCGATGGTAATTGATGCTATCCAAGCCGGAGCAAAAGATTTTGTTGTCAAACCATTTCAAGCTGATCGAGTAATTGATGCAATCTCTAAAACGCTTAGTTAA
- the fliL gene encoding flagellar basal body-associated protein FliL has translation MKKNRVIGVILSLFVSGAIVLAGLYLLEVGPFATNHASGAPTIDEINGRSFNTEEAITNLKSGELIRAQFRIQLNDKETLEDIEKRDFQVDNVILLALAETSADELLSAEGITELEHTIQTRLNDHLNEGSVEAVFTTSKVVQ, from the coding sequence TTGAAAAAAAATCGTGTGATTGGCGTAATACTAAGCTTGTTTGTCAGCGGAGCCATTGTACTTGCAGGCCTTTATTTGCTTGAAGTAGGACCGTTCGCAACGAATCACGCCAGTGGAGCCCCGACAATAGACGAGATTAATGGGCGCTCGTTTAACACGGAAGAGGCTATTACAAATTTGAAGTCCGGGGAATTAATTCGAGCTCAGTTTCGTATCCAATTAAATGATAAAGAGACACTTGAGGATATAGAGAAACGTGACTTTCAAGTGGATAATGTTATTTTACTTGCCCTAGCTGAAACATCAGCGGATGAATTGCTTAGCGCAGAGGGGATAACTGAGCTGGAACATACTATCCAAACGAGATTAAACGACCATTTAAACGAAGGCAGTGTGGAAGCTGTTTTTACGACATCGAAAGTGGTTCAATAA
- the fliM gene encoding flagellar motor switch protein FliM, which translates to MADVLSQGEIDALLSALTTGEMNAEELLKLESEKKVRTYDFKRALRFSKDQIRNLSRIHENYARLLTTYFSARLRSLVQIQVASVEQVPYEEYIRSIPSMTFLNVIEPTPLNGRVLLEVNPNIAYAMFDRVLGGRGMSLNKIENLTEIEKKILAGLFESMLECFAEAWTSVVELKPETENIEVNPQFLQLVSPNETVVVISLSTSIAETTGLMTICLPHVVLEDILPKLTNHHWFQEQRGVLSKEDEELLNQQVKRTSINVSAELGRSEITIEEFLQLRSGDVITLNQSIQDTLHVLVGGELKFKGQPGQQRDRMAIQVTERVGGTDDE; encoded by the coding sequence ATGGCAGATGTCCTGTCTCAAGGCGAGATTGATGCGCTTCTTTCTGCTTTAACAACTGGAGAAATGAATGCGGAGGAGTTATTAAAGCTTGAGTCTGAAAAAAAGGTAAGAACGTATGATTTTAAACGTGCGCTTAGATTCTCGAAAGACCAAATTCGTAATTTGTCACGGATTCATGAGAACTACGCACGACTTCTAACAACTTATTTTTCAGCAAGACTACGATCGCTTGTCCAGATTCAAGTGGCATCAGTTGAGCAAGTTCCATATGAAGAATATATCAGATCCATTCCATCAATGACTTTTTTAAATGTAATTGAACCAACTCCGTTAAATGGAAGAGTGCTCTTGGAGGTTAATCCAAATATCGCCTACGCCATGTTTGATCGTGTCCTAGGCGGGCGTGGCATGAGCTTAAATAAGATTGAAAATCTAACAGAAATAGAAAAGAAAATCCTGGCAGGCTTGTTTGAATCTATGCTTGAATGTTTTGCAGAGGCATGGACGTCCGTAGTTGAGTTAAAGCCAGAGACTGAAAACATAGAAGTCAATCCTCAATTCTTGCAACTTGTCTCACCGAATGAAACCGTTGTAGTCATTTCTTTGTCTACAAGTATTGCTGAAACAACTGGTTTAATGACAATTTGTTTGCCTCATGTTGTACTTGAGGACATTTTACCTAAATTGACAAATCACCATTGGTTTCAAGAGCAGCGTGGTGTGCTGTCAAAAGAAGATGAAGAATTATTAAACCAGCAAGTGAAGCGAACGTCAATAAATGTTAGTGCTGAACTAGGACGATCAGAAATAACGATTGAAGAGTTCTTACAGCTACGTTCGGGGGATGTTATTACATTAAATCAGTCTATTCAAGACACTTTACATGTTTTGGTAGGTGGAGAACTGAAATTTAAGGGCCAACCTGGCCAGCAACGGGATCGGATGGCAATACAAGTAACGGAACGAGTAGGAGGAACGGATGATGAATGA
- a CDS encoding flagellar FlbD family protein — MISVTRLNGKPMLLNVLLIEKVEALPDTTITLISGKKLVVSDDINRVGALINERMKEIGLIGTFKKEDSSV; from the coding sequence ATGATTTCTGTGACTCGATTAAATGGAAAGCCTATGCTATTGAATGTGCTTTTAATTGAAAAGGTAGAGGCTTTACCAGACACAACCATTACATTGATTAGTGGGAAAAAATTGGTAGTATCAGATGATATTAATCGTGTGGGTGCATTAATTAATGAGCGCATGAAAGAAATCGGCTTAATTGGCACCTTTAAGAAGGAGGATTCATCCGTTTGA
- a CDS encoding flagellar biosynthetic protein FliO, with protein sequence MQSLKRLVKAALPAALLLFFLLDPAQAGAQDCSVQAAIAEGEECLGESGEEDEVQVSFGESPWISFLKMIAALLVVIALLFGLLKFVNKRARSFQESKALSLVSGVSLGGNRSVQMVKVGNKLLVVGVGEQVQLLHTFEDQNEIEAILKKQDVESEGASVSSTIDSIKASLLPKQAKKNESFQDVLTRRLKQSKQDLTQDSQTQLIKRDDV encoded by the coding sequence ATGCAATCTCTAAAACGCTTAGTTAAAGCCGCGCTGCCTGCGGCTCTTCTCTTATTTTTCTTGTTAGATCCGGCACAAGCTGGTGCTCAAGATTGCAGTGTCCAGGCAGCGATTGCAGAAGGGGAAGAGTGTCTTGGCGAATCAGGGGAAGAAGATGAAGTGCAAGTAAGTTTTGGTGAGTCTCCTTGGATTAGCTTTTTAAAGATGATCGCGGCTTTACTCGTTGTCATTGCATTGTTATTTGGTCTACTTAAGTTTGTGAACAAACGTGCAAGAAGTTTTCAAGAGTCAAAAGCGTTGTCTTTAGTTTCTGGTGTATCACTTGGCGGGAATCGCTCGGTTCAAATGGTGAAAGTTGGAAATAAATTACTTGTTGTTGGTGTTGGTGAGCAAGTACAACTGCTTCATACGTTTGAAGATCAGAATGAGATCGAAGCAATCTTGAAGAAACAAGATGTTGAAAGTGAAGGAGCATCCGTTTCTTCGACAATTGACTCTATAAAGGCAAGTCTATTGCCAAAACAAGCGAAAAAAAATGAGTCATTTCAAGATGTGTTGACACGACGGTTAAAGCAATCAAAGCAAGATTTAACGCAAGACAGTCAAACGCAATTGATAAAAAGGGATGATGTGTAA
- the fliR gene encoding flagellar biosynthetic protein FliR, giving the protein MEEILTFYPAFLLVFIRISSFFIVLPLYSHRSVPAPFKIGFAAFVAGIVVFSMELPLIELNAFYLLLVLKELGVGLLAGLIAMILLYAVQVAGGIIDFHLGFMLANVVDPQTGAQSPLTGSYLYLFALLYLLVIDGHHLLLDGAVYSYLFIPIDQLGLPLGDGSIISHITSVLVTMFAFGVSMAFPVVGALFLVDVALGIVSRTVPQMNVFVVGLPIKLLAGLLVLFIYIGVFFMSVNYLFEEILLAMRLFLERLGEST; this is encoded by the coding sequence ATGGAAGAAATCCTTACTTTCTACCCTGCTTTTTTACTAGTTTTTATTCGGATTAGTTCATTTTTTATCGTATTGCCTCTCTATAGTCATCGATCAGTTCCCGCGCCATTTAAAATAGGTTTTGCAGCATTTGTGGCAGGAATCGTGGTTTTTTCAATGGAATTGCCACTAATCGAACTTAATGCATTCTATCTTTTGCTGGTATTAAAGGAACTTGGAGTAGGTTTACTGGCAGGTTTGATTGCGATGATTTTGCTTTATGCTGTGCAAGTAGCAGGTGGGATTATTGATTTTCATCTAGGTTTTATGCTCGCGAATGTCGTTGACCCTCAAACTGGAGCCCAAAGTCCACTTACCGGAAGTTATCTATATTTATTTGCGCTATTATACTTATTGGTTATTGATGGGCATCACCTATTATTAGACGGAGCTGTTTATAGTTATTTATTTATCCCGATTGATCAATTAGGATTGCCTCTGGGTGACGGCTCGATCATTAGTCATATTACTTCGGTCCTCGTAACAATGTTTGCTTTTGGTGTGTCGATGGCTTTTCCAGTTGTTGGTGCATTGTTTTTAGTTGATGTGGCTTTAGGGATCGTTTCTCGGACGGTTCCGCAGATGAATGTATTTGTGGTCGGTTTACCAATAAAATTACTTGCTGGTTTGCTTGTACTCTTTATCTATATCGGCGTCTTCTTTATGAGCGTAAACTATTTATTTGAAGAAATATTACTAGCGATGAGACTTTTTCTAGAGAGGCTCGGTGAATCAACGTGA